In one Desulfomicrobium escambiense DSM 10707 genomic region, the following are encoded:
- the hslO gene encoding Hsp33 family molecular chaperone HslO encodes MKDNLIRVISDEANVRAMACLTTATVGEACVRHRTSPTASVALGRALTGGVLLGALLKGRQRVALKFEGNGPLGKIVVEADPMCLVHGYVGNPGADLPLRDGRFDIPGALGRAGLLTVTKDLQLKSPYQGVVNLVSSEIAEDIAYYLTESEQTPSAMGLTTIPDDQGGIAVAGGFLLQSLPPANDAALETLTARIAAMPPLARLLFDGAGPKDILDHIFGDIPYEILGHQDVAFHCGCSRDRIEQALITLGVDEIKSLAERGEDTVITCEFCREPYAFTPADLRRLADERH; translated from the coding sequence ATGAAAGACAACCTTATCCGCGTCATCTCCGACGAAGCCAACGTCCGCGCCATGGCCTGCCTGACCACCGCCACGGTCGGCGAGGCCTGCGTCAGGCACCGTACCAGCCCCACCGCCTCCGTGGCCCTGGGTCGAGCCCTGACCGGCGGGGTGCTCCTGGGGGCGCTCCTTAAGGGCCGCCAGCGCGTGGCTCTCAAGTTCGAGGGCAATGGGCCCCTGGGTAAGATCGTCGTCGAGGCCGACCCCATGTGTCTGGTCCACGGCTACGTGGGCAACCCCGGCGCCGACCTGCCCCTGCGGGACGGCCGCTTCGACATCCCCGGCGCCCTGGGGCGCGCCGGCCTGCTGACCGTGACCAAGGACCTGCAGCTCAAAAGCCCCTACCAGGGCGTGGTCAACCTCGTGTCCAGCGAGATCGCCGAGGACATCGCCTACTACCTGACCGAGTCTGAGCAGACCCCCTCGGCCATGGGCCTGACCACCATCCCCGACGACCAGGGCGGCATCGCCGTGGCCGGCGGTTTCCTCCTCCAGTCCCTCCCGCCGGCCAACGACGCGGCCCTGGAAACCCTCACGGCCCGCATCGCGGCCATGCCGCCCCTGGCCAGGCTCCTCTTCGACGGGGCCGGCCCCAAGGACATCCTTGACCACATCTTCGGCGACATCCCCTACGAAATCCTCGGACACCAGGACGTGGCCTTCCACTGCGGCTGCTCCCGCGACCGCATCGAACAGGCCCTCATCACGCTCGGCGTGGACGAAATCAAAAGTCTGGCCGAGCGCGGCGAAGACACTGTCATCACCTGCGAATTCTGCCGCGAGCCGTAC